A genomic region of Ktedonobacteraceae bacterium contains the following coding sequences:
- a CDS encoding proline racemase family protein, which yields MELNWNRYRPAAGANIITTLDLHTAGEPFRIVIGGMPELKGSTILELRRYMREHFDHIRRALMWEPRGHFDMYGCILTPPVSPGADLGVLFMHNEGYSTMCGHGTIALATALLETGALEAKGRETPVNFDTPAGLVRATIHLDSEGHVEHVSFLNVPSFLYARDLKVELPRYGHVSVDVAFGGAFYAIAAAEQVGLKVEPGQIEQLVAAGEAITQAVNTTLAIQHPIEEDLGFLYGTILTGPPENPAHHSRNLCVFGNAEADRSPTGTGVSARLALLHAKGEIGEDQEIAIESILGKASVFGGRIVGRAKVGQYDAVIPEVSGRAFITGRHEFIIDPRDELGQGFLIV from the coding sequence ATGGAACTCAACTGGAATCGCTACCGGCCAGCAGCAGGTGCCAACATCATCACGACGCTGGATTTGCACACGGCAGGCGAACCTTTTCGCATCGTTATAGGAGGAATGCCTGAGCTGAAAGGCTCGACGATACTGGAACTCCGGCGCTATATGCGAGAGCACTTTGATCATATTCGGCGAGCATTAATGTGGGAGCCGCGGGGTCACTTTGATATGTATGGCTGCATTCTCACACCGCCGGTATCGCCCGGGGCAGATCTCGGCGTGCTCTTCATGCATAACGAAGGCTACAGCACGATGTGTGGACATGGCACAATTGCCCTGGCAACCGCGCTACTGGAAACAGGTGCGTTAGAAGCAAAAGGGCGGGAAACGCCCGTCAATTTCGACACACCGGCTGGATTAGTACGTGCCACTATTCACCTGGACAGCGAGGGCCACGTAGAACATGTCTCGTTTCTGAATGTACCGTCATTCCTGTATGCTCGCGACCTCAAAGTGGAATTGCCGCGTTATGGACATGTCAGCGTAGATGTGGCATTTGGTGGAGCTTTCTATGCGATAGCCGCCGCCGAGCAGGTAGGCTTAAAAGTGGAGCCGGGACAAATCGAACAACTCGTTGCGGCAGGCGAGGCGATTACACAGGCAGTAAACACCACTCTGGCTATCCAGCATCCGATTGAAGAGGATCTCGGCTTCCTCTATGGTACAATTCTCACCGGGCCGCCTGAAAATCCTGCCCATCACAGCCGCAATCTCTGCGTTTTCGGCAACGCAGAGGCGGATCGCTCACCCACAGGCACGGGGGTCTCTGCCCGGCTGGCACTGTTGCACGCTAAAGGCGAAATCGGTGAGGATCAGGAAATCGCAATTGAAAGTATCCTGGGGAAAGCAAGCGTGTTTGGTGGTAGAATTGTGGGACGAGCAAAAGTTGGGCAGTATGACGCGGTCATACCCGAAGTAAGTGGCAGAGCCTTTATTACTGGCCGCCACGAGTTCATTATTGACCCGCGAGATGAACTGGGACAAGGATTTCTGATTGTCTAG
- a CDS encoding GNAT family N-acetyltransferase translates to MTLPFANSEQPLGTFWQMSLASSPAVEISPRVPANFKQVGAEETPALAQAMGNTETTEVLRRFSTGRRCYAAMVGNVLAAYGWVSLEEEEIGELHLHIRLARGEAYIWDCATIPAYRGQRLYPALLTYIARQLQSEGLSRIWIGADSDNYASQTGMALAGFQPIADIVDTCVLALRRLWLRGRPGVPEDLVADIRRMVYGDRAFAWQEAASHISQK, encoded by the coding sequence ATGACGCTTCCATTTGCAAATAGCGAGCAGCCTCTGGGCACTTTCTGGCAGATGAGCCTCGCCTCATCTCCGGCAGTTGAGATTTCACCTCGTGTGCCTGCGAACTTCAAGCAGGTCGGCGCTGAAGAGACTCCTGCGCTTGCCCAGGCGATGGGAAATACCGAAACAACAGAAGTGCTTCGCCGCTTCTCTACTGGACGGCGCTGTTACGCGGCTATGGTTGGCAATGTCCTTGCCGCCTATGGCTGGGTAAGCCTTGAGGAAGAGGAAATTGGAGAACTTCACCTGCACATCCGTCTTGCCAGAGGTGAAGCCTACATCTGGGACTGTGCCACGATACCAGCATATCGCGGACAGCGCCTTTATCCTGCACTACTAACCTACATTGCGAGACAATTGCAAAGCGAGGGCCTGAGCCGGATATGGATTGGGGCCGATAGCGATAATTACGCCTCCCAAACCGGCATGGCTCTTGCCGGTTTCCAGCCGATTGCAGATATCGTCGATACTTGCGTGCTGGCTCTGCGCCGCCTCTGGCTGCGGGGGCGACCAGGTGTGCCCGAAGACCTCGTGGCAGATATACGACGGATGGTATATGGCGATCGCGCTTTCGCCTGGCAAGAAGCCGCATCACACATTAGCCAGAAGTAG
- a CDS encoding TIGR00730 family Rossman fold protein, protein MSRNNGRNNNNNGRNNGKKNGKSTFRYRQFRPQGASTEDERLLYRPARKLVSPSQPEPQEQVKEDEHALDRAIHFDFTSTDPWRVFRIMSEFVEGFDALSHIPPSVAIFGSARTKPDDPAYIAAVETARLLAQAGFGIITGGGPGIMEAGNKGAQEGGNVSIGCNIELPFEQGPNDYLDISLDFKYFFVRKTMFVKYAEAFIIFPGGFGTMDELFEALLLIQTKKVSHFPVILYDSKYWAGLINWIRDTMLASEKILPQDAGLLLLSDDPREICKIVIDAYQESYRQERVHPGSVREQFIR, encoded by the coding sequence ATGAGTCGAAATAACGGTCGTAACAATAACAATAATGGTCGCAACAATGGCAAGAAAAATGGGAAATCTACGTTTCGCTATCGTCAGTTCCGTCCCCAGGGAGCTTCAACCGAGGACGAACGCTTACTCTATCGTCCCGCGAGAAAGCTAGTCAGCCCATCACAGCCGGAGCCGCAGGAGCAGGTCAAGGAAGATGAGCATGCCCTTGATCGCGCCATACATTTTGATTTCACCAGCACTGATCCCTGGCGTGTTTTTCGCATCATGAGCGAGTTTGTGGAGGGCTTCGATGCGCTTTCGCATATTCCACCCTCGGTAGCCATCTTTGGCTCTGCGCGCACAAAGCCAGATGATCCGGCCTACATTGCTGCCGTGGAGACGGCGCGCTTACTTGCCCAGGCCGGATTTGGTATCATCACCGGTGGCGGCCCCGGTATCATGGAGGCCGGCAATAAGGGGGCGCAGGAGGGTGGTAACGTATCCATAGGTTGCAACATCGAGCTGCCTTTCGAACAAGGGCCAAACGATTATCTCGATATCTCGCTTGACTTTAAATACTTCTTTGTGCGTAAAACGATGTTCGTCAAATACGCCGAGGCTTTTATCATCTTCCCCGGTGGTTTCGGCACCATGGACGAACTCTTCGAAGCCCTGTTATTGATTCAAACAAAGAAGGTGAGCCACTTTCCAGTAATCCTCTACGACTCAAAGTATTGGGCCGGACTGATCAACTGGATCCGCGACACAATGCTGGCCTCAGAAAAAATCCTGCCCCAGGATGCCGGATTACTGCTGCTTTCCGATGACCCCAGGGAGATTTGCAAGATTGTCATCGATGCCTACCAGGAGAGCTATCGCCAGGAACGCGTTCATCCGGGGAGCGTCAGGGAACAATTTATCCGTTGA
- a CDS encoding Lrp/AsnC family transcriptional regulator, producing the protein MNDKNGIDEIDQSIIEALQLDGRRPFTKLAAELGISEASVRQRVANLINTQVMQIVAVTNPIKLGFSLASMIGIRVSGERLLQVAEEISAFDEVIYLIITTGSFDLLAEVVCRDNDHLLKFLTEKLYKVQGVQQAETYMYLRVCKQNNWAFLSQARLLPSPSPIKSRSHNESAQ; encoded by the coding sequence ATGAACGATAAGAATGGGATAGACGAAATCGATCAAAGCATTATCGAGGCGCTACAATTGGATGGCAGGCGCCCATTTACCAAACTGGCAGCTGAGCTAGGTATATCGGAGGCCAGCGTGCGGCAGCGCGTTGCTAACTTAATCAATACCCAGGTTATGCAAATCGTCGCCGTTACCAATCCCATCAAACTGGGTTTCTCCCTGGCAAGTATGATTGGCATTCGCGTATCAGGTGAGCGGCTTCTGCAAGTGGCCGAAGAAATCTCTGCGTTTGATGAAGTGATCTACCTGATCATTACAACGGGCAGTTTTGACCTGCTGGCTGAAGTTGTATGTCGCGATAACGATCATCTCTTGAAGTTTCTTACCGAGAAGCTCTACAAAGTACAGGGGGTGCAACAGGCAGAAACATATATGTATTTGCGGGTGTGCAAACAGAATAACTGGGCTTTCCTATCTCAGGCGCGGCTTTTGCCATCACCATCACCTATCAAGTCGCGCTCGCATAACGAATCGGCGCAGTAG
- a CDS encoding class II histone deacetylase: protein MPTHRTGFVFDEHYMGHDTGVQATVVTRNGSFEVSPEPHPSSRYIIKRIKEFLDGSGLTALMHPIPARAASEDEIAVYHTRKYIAGIRALCAGETPEEGWGEIDVETNLSPGTFEAALYAAGGSMNAVSAVMGGEVRNAYALLRPPGHHATSNQALGFCIFNNTVIAAHHARNAYGLERVMIVDWDVHHGNGTQDAFYADPHVLFVSLHQQNWFPKLAGELEQVGSGAGAGYTVNIPLPAGTGDRGYRAAFEQLVLPIGLQYRPELIIITAGQDGSWLDPLAQMMLTMAGFRTMSELMLGLAEEVCDGKLVMLQAGGYSTAYVPYCTVAAIEPLVGVDLGMVDLYDTSSELERSATVFSQETRDALAAARKWHSNWWKL from the coding sequence ATGCCTACTCATCGCACCGGCTTTGTTTTCGACGAACATTATATGGGACATGATACGGGAGTTCAGGCGACCGTCGTCACGCGCAATGGTTCGTTCGAAGTCTCGCCCGAACCACATCCCTCTTCGCGGTATATCATCAAGCGTATCAAAGAATTTCTCGATGGTTCTGGCCTGACGGCATTGATGCACCCGATTCCGGCGCGTGCCGCCAGCGAAGATGAGATTGCGGTTTACCATACCCGGAAGTATATCGCGGGGATACGTGCGCTCTGTGCTGGAGAGACTCCAGAAGAAGGCTGGGGCGAGATCGATGTAGAGACTAATCTCAGTCCTGGTACGTTTGAGGCGGCACTCTACGCGGCAGGTGGTTCGATGAATGCTGTGAGCGCGGTCATGGGTGGTGAGGTTCGTAATGCCTATGCTCTCTTGCGGCCTCCCGGCCATCATGCAACAAGCAATCAAGCCCTGGGCTTTTGCATCTTTAACAATACCGTTATTGCCGCTCATCATGCCCGCAATGCTTATGGCCTCGAACGTGTCATGATCGTAGATTGGGACGTGCATCATGGCAATGGTACACAAGATGCGTTTTATGCCGATCCGCATGTACTCTTTGTCTCACTGCACCAGCAAAACTGGTTTCCCAAACTGGCAGGAGAACTAGAGCAGGTAGGAAGTGGCGCGGGTGCTGGCTACACGGTCAACATCCCACTTCCGGCAGGCACCGGTGATAGGGGCTACCGGGCAGCATTCGAACAGCTAGTGCTTCCCATCGGCCTGCAATACCGCCCGGAGTTGATTATTATCACAGCGGGTCAGGATGGAAGCTGGCTGGACCCGCTTGCCCAGATGATGCTAACCATGGCCGGCTTCCGCACCATGTCCGAGCTGATGCTTGGACTGGCGGAAGAGGTCTGTGACGGAAAACTGGTGATGCTGCAAGCAGGCGGCTACAGCACCGCCTATGTGCCATATTGTACGGTTGCCGCCATTGAACCATTAGTAGGTGTCGATCTCGGTATGGTCGATCTCTACGACACATCTTCAGAACTTGAGCGCAGCGCGACCGTTTTTTCACAGGAGACACGGGATGCGCTGGCGGCAGCACGAAAGTGGCACAGCAACTGGTGGAAACTGTGA
- a CDS encoding serine/threonine-protein kinase, whose protein sequence is MAMETLPSGTLLHGRYRIERVLGSGGFGHVYIAIDMQTKAQYAIKEYLVTGASGKVQLEHEERVLSQLHHPNLPAFQDAFDERGRYYMVLGYIEGNDLTDYIRIARQKNEVIPLAQLLTWILSIANAVSFLHSQQPPIIHRDIKPDNIRITSDGKAILVDLGNAKAAADGARTLFFIRHQGTPGYAPLEQYPGGAGTDARSDVYALGGTLYFVLTTHEPPSVSTRNQAIQQNQPDLPSLQDLLAHNPPEGSTDPNAGRQFRLGISKPSKPAPRHSRHLAQLGMLPPELLEKLNSIIKHAMEMKPKDRYQSVAEFSNDLRSVLAALPSSTQPSSSRSPRNVDPHSTQPDLPLLFEQMQNTKGPIDPATLDTTAMPDPQPPAPAAPIIHCPYCNGDLNRNASFCPHCGKSLANGSSMNSNLPPAAPGNPSTGGHNAATPQDISGEATMVITPPLPRSSGSGPSSLMQASSASLSGDASRQNHRASHLAIQDLALSAPPQVPPKPFMQANLSAPATTSATQPQPPAPIGQMSGSSSQTTDHAHTGLSTKNRKILIFTALILAAILLAILTLLFIASKGHAQQAAMAFQELFHSVQAQVLTHERNISLCITPSIAPALARIWARGPGIPPTSRITERMDGPRVRHTPGY, encoded by the coding sequence ATGGCGATGGAAACGCTACCGTCAGGCACACTACTGCACGGGCGCTACCGTATCGAACGGGTGCTGGGCAGCGGAGGCTTTGGGCATGTCTACATCGCGATAGATATGCAGACGAAAGCACAATACGCAATTAAAGAATACCTTGTCACCGGGGCGAGCGGCAAGGTGCAACTCGAACACGAAGAGCGCGTGCTCAGCCAACTGCACCATCCAAATCTCCCTGCTTTTCAGGACGCCTTCGACGAGCGAGGGCGATACTACATGGTACTTGGTTATATTGAGGGAAATGATCTGACCGACTATATCCGCATCGCGCGGCAGAAAAACGAAGTCATCCCCCTGGCCCAGCTTCTAACCTGGATTCTTTCCATCGCCAATGCAGTCAGCTTCCTGCATAGCCAGCAACCACCTATTATTCACCGTGACATCAAACCGGATAATATTCGTATTACGTCCGATGGTAAGGCAATCCTGGTCGATCTGGGTAACGCGAAGGCCGCCGCGGATGGGGCGCGCACCCTCTTCTTCATCCGGCACCAGGGTACGCCCGGCTATGCCCCGCTGGAACAATACCCCGGAGGAGCAGGAACAGATGCCCGTTCGGATGTCTACGCGTTGGGCGGCACACTCTATTTTGTACTCACAACCCATGAGCCCCCAAGTGTCTCCACGCGCAATCAGGCAATTCAACAAAATCAACCGGATTTGCCCTCATTGCAAGATTTGCTCGCGCACAACCCACCCGAGGGAAGTACGGATCCTAATGCCGGGCGGCAATTTCGTCTCGGCATCTCCAAACCGTCAAAGCCGGCCCCGCGGCATTCCCGGCACCTGGCACAATTAGGAATGCTTCCACCAGAACTGCTTGAGAAACTGAACTCGATCATCAAGCACGCTATGGAAATGAAGCCAAAGGATCGCTACCAATCAGTCGCGGAATTCAGCAATGACCTTCGTTCGGTACTGGCCGCGTTACCTTCATCTACGCAGCCCTCATCAAGCAGGTCTCCTCGCAATGTCGATCCGCATAGTACGCAGCCCGATCTACCCCTGCTCTTCGAGCAAATGCAAAATACAAAAGGACCGATTGATCCGGCAACTCTGGACACGACCGCAATGCCGGACCCACAGCCCCCTGCACCCGCGGCACCCATCATACATTGCCCATATTGCAATGGAGATCTGAACAGAAACGCGTCTTTCTGTCCTCACTGCGGTAAATCATTGGCAAACGGCTCAAGCATGAATTCGAATCTGCCGCCAGCTGCACCTGGTAATCCGTCAACTGGTGGACATAACGCCGCGACCCCACAAGATATTTCAGGGGAAGCAACAATGGTCATTACTCCGCCGTTACCCAGATCATCCGGGTCAGGACCATCATCACTCATGCAAGCGTCATCTGCCAGCCTTTCAGGTGATGCATCACGGCAGAATCACCGGGCATCTCATCTAGCCATTCAGGACCTGGCGCTTTCTGCTCCACCACAGGTTCCACCGAAACCTTTCATGCAGGCCAATCTTTCTGCTCCGGCCACGACATCAGCAACACAGCCTCAGCCGCCGGCACCAATCGGGCAGATGAGTGGTTCAAGTTCCCAGACCACCGACCATGCGCATACCGGCCTTTCAACTAAAAACCGCAAAATTCTTATCTTTACCGCTCTTATTCTGGCGGCTATTCTGCTCGCCATTCTCACTCTTTTGTTCATAGCAAGCAAAGGCCACGCTCAGCAAGCGGCCATGGCTTTCCAGGAGCTCTTCCACTCCGTTCAAGCACAGGTATTGACCCATGAGCGAAACATCTCTCTCTGCATTACTCCCTCCATTGCGCCTGCTCTTGCTAGGATATGGGCACGTGGCCCAGGCATTCCTCCCACTTCTCGCATCACGGAGCGAATGGATGGGCCGCGAGTTAGGCATACGCCCGGTTATTAG
- a CDS encoding M48 family metallopeptidase: MSTAQPKVRRRFPGLNVAALQHPYDRAALGALQKVPGLDIVVRKFIELYPERVAYIINVAQTVRVSKLQCSQLYAQLQEACAILDVAEPELYVAQNPIPNAITSGSSHPYIILTSGLLDLLNEDEMLAVIAHELGHIKSGHVLYKTMARGISRGLSIIGDLTLGIGRLVGRTLEATLLEWDRKSEFTADRAALLVVQDPHVMLTLLMKFAGGSLFQRNEMNPQEFLKQADLYEEVDASMLNRIYKLMVVTAVNHPLTIVRAREILNWSDSREYKDILEGNYPRAKSSIENLSGNAAMNNATASPKYAENGLIRCPHCNREQTNQRFCSLCGGAIA; encoded by the coding sequence ATGTCTACGGCTCAACCGAAAGTGCGAAGGCGCTTTCCCGGCTTGAATGTTGCTGCCCTGCAACACCCTTATGACCGTGCTGCCCTTGGCGCGCTACAGAAAGTTCCTGGCCTGGATATTGTGGTGCGCAAATTCATTGAACTGTATCCCGAACGTGTTGCCTATATTATCAATGTCGCGCAAACAGTGCGCGTCTCCAAATTGCAGTGTTCACAATTGTATGCCCAACTCCAGGAGGCCTGTGCCATCCTTGATGTGGCTGAACCTGAGTTGTATGTCGCTCAAAATCCTATCCCCAATGCCATTACAAGTGGGAGTAGTCATCCCTATATTATTTTAACTAGCGGTCTGCTCGATCTATTGAACGAAGATGAGATGCTGGCTGTGATTGCTCATGAACTCGGCCACATTAAATCTGGGCATGTGCTTTATAAGACGATGGCTCGCGGTATCAGCCGGGGGCTTTCGATTATCGGAGACTTGACGCTAGGCATCGGACGCCTGGTCGGGCGAACGCTGGAGGCCACATTGCTCGAATGGGATCGCAAATCGGAATTTACCGCCGATCGTGCTGCCTTGCTGGTCGTACAGGACCCGCATGTAATGCTCACGCTGCTGATGAAATTTGCGGGTGGCTCGCTTTTCCAGCGTAATGAAATGAATCCACAAGAATTTTTAAAGCAGGCCGATCTGTATGAAGAGGTCGATGCAAGTATGCTCAATCGCATCTATAAACTGATGGTAGTAACAGCCGTGAACCATCCTCTCACCATTGTGCGCGCCAGGGAGATTCTCAACTGGTCGGACAGCCGCGAATACAAGGATATTCTCGAAGGCAACTATCCGCGCGCGAAAAGCTCGATAGAGAATCTTTCCGGCAATGCGGCAATGAATAATGCTACCGCATCACCAAAATATGCAGAGAATGGCCTGATTCGCTGCCCGCATTGCAACCGCGAACAAACGAACCAGCGCTTTTGCAGCCTCTGCGGAGGTGCCATAGCATAA
- a CDS encoding GNAT family N-acetyltransferase, with translation MIHPVLKDFSASSLVNAMEINTHAAWIHFAHGLGAQVYEEPHLLWFFSGLPFHLANGIVNARFPEDRLEEILGAHLREFSTKQVPMAWLIGPSTRPVDLGRHLQARGWMLGDEAPGMAIELQALDEAVFLPPSLTIERIHDAEALRIWLRIMTAGSDIPQEGLALLLELVSRHGFTDDPSAHYYLGLLADQPVATSLLYLAGGVAGIYNVATLPEVRHQGIGSALTVAPLLQARTWGYHIGTLQSSPMGLHLYRRLGFQEYCTFQAYFWQGTTE, from the coding sequence ATGATACATCCGGTGTTGAAAGATTTCTCTGCCTCTTCCCTCGTCAATGCTATGGAGATCAATACCCACGCGGCATGGATACACTTCGCGCATGGACTTGGAGCACAGGTATATGAAGAGCCTCATCTGCTCTGGTTTTTTTCAGGCCTTCCTTTTCATCTCGCCAATGGAATCGTCAATGCTCGCTTTCCGGAGGACCGCCTGGAGGAGATTCTGGGTGCGCACCTGCGAGAGTTCTCCACTAAACAGGTTCCTATGGCCTGGTTAATTGGTCCATCCACTCGTCCAGTGGATTTAGGCCGTCACCTCCAGGCGCGTGGCTGGATGCTTGGGGACGAGGCACCTGGAATGGCCATTGAACTGCAAGCCCTGGATGAAGCCGTTTTCTTGCCACCATCCCTAACCATCGAACGCATCCATGACGCTGAAGCATTGCGAATCTGGCTTCGTATCATGACCGCCGGTTCGGATATTCCACAGGAGGGGCTGGCGCTCCTCTTAGAGTTGGTGTCCAGGCATGGTTTTACGGATGATCCATCCGCTCATTATTATCTTGGTCTGCTTGCAGATCAGCCAGTAGCCACCTCATTGCTGTATCTCGCGGGAGGTGTGGCGGGAATATACAATGTGGCCACGCTACCAGAAGTCCGGCATCAAGGGATTGGAAGCGCTCTGACGGTGGCTCCATTATTACAAGCGCGAACCTGGGGCTATCATATTGGCACGTTACAATCCTCGCCGATGGGTCTGCACCTCTATCGCCGCCTGGGATTTCAGGAGTATTGCACGTTTCAGGCCTACTTCTGGCAAGGGACAACTGAGTAA
- a CDS encoding EamA family transporter — protein sequence MRGRKSNSYRLVGYLMIATAASLFGLNGNLSRLLFDDGISPITLVEFRMLIGALCLFSVLLISQRKGLKLPRHSWGWIVAFGLSLALVTYTYFVAISRLPLAIALVIQFTAPAWMVLGVAIWRRHLPSLYVLAALGLTFGGVFLLTGLWHASLNGLDPLGLVYCLFAVVAYIAYLLLGRQVGKYVPSLTATAYGALVASIFWFSVQPPWAVPHNTWSAGHLFLILLVGIIGMAIPFWLVLGSLRRIDAPRVGIASMLELVAGGIIAYFWLGQLLDVLQIVGCVLVMGGVIILQYESSEVPEVKIVE from the coding sequence ATGCGGGGGAGAAAGAGTAACAGCTATCGCCTGGTCGGTTATCTGATGATAGCTACAGCGGCAAGTCTTTTCGGCCTCAATGGCAACCTGTCACGGCTTCTTTTCGATGATGGTATTTCTCCTATTACACTCGTCGAATTTCGCATGCTGATTGGCGCGCTATGCCTTTTCTCGGTTTTACTCATTAGCCAGCGAAAAGGATTGAAGTTGCCACGTCACAGCTGGGGATGGATTGTGGCATTTGGCCTCTCGTTGGCATTGGTTACCTATACCTATTTCGTCGCGATCAGCCGTTTGCCGCTGGCAATAGCGCTGGTCATACAATTTACTGCCCCGGCATGGATGGTACTTGGGGTGGCAATCTGGCGCAGGCATTTACCCTCGCTCTATGTACTTGCGGCACTGGGACTGACCTTCGGCGGTGTTTTCCTGCTGACTGGCCTCTGGCACGCCAGCCTTAATGGTCTGGATCCGTTAGGCCTGGTCTATTGTCTGTTTGCTGTCGTTGCCTACATCGCCTATCTCCTGCTGGGACGCCAGGTCGGTAAGTATGTACCGTCACTGACTGCCACAGCCTATGGTGCATTAGTAGCAAGTATATTCTGGTTTAGCGTGCAGCCACCCTGGGCTGTTCCGCACAATACCTGGAGTGCAGGTCATCTCTTCTTGATTCTGTTGGTAGGTATCATTGGTATGGCAATCCCATTCTGGCTTGTACTAGGCTCGCTCAGACGTATTGATGCGCCGCGTGTTGGCATCGCAAGTATGCTCGAGCTGGTAGCGGGCGGGATCATTGCGTACTTCTGGTTGGGCCAACTACTGGACGTATTGCAGATTGTAGGATGTGTGCTGGTGATGGGAGGCGTAATCATTTTACAATATGAAAGTTCGGAGGTTCCCGAAGTGAAAATTGTTGAGTAA